AAAAAATACGATCCCGTTATGCTTGATATTTTAACAGAACAATTTGCAGAAGTTGCCATCAAACTTACTGAACGTAGAATTAATTTTATTGAGCGCTTAGAAAGATTTGCAGCTCCTATTCATGCTGAAATTTCTAGCGGCTTAGAAAAGTTAGAAGTAAAATATATGCCCTCTATTGATATTTCAAGTGGCACATTAAATGAGCAAGTTCAGCAATTGCTTGAGAAATTAAGATCGATTCAACAAAGAGAAATCGACCGTGGGGTTACACTTATGGGCCCACATCGGGATGATTCTCTGTTTTATATTAATGGACAAAATGTACAGATTTTTGGGTCACAAGGACAGCAGCGAACAACTGCTTTATCGATTAAGCTTGCTGAAATTGATTTAATTAAAGAAGAAATAGGTGAATACCCTATCCTCTTACTTGATGATGTATTGAGTGAATTAGACGATCACAGGCAGTCACACTTGCTTGAAGCGATTGCTTCGAAAGTTCAAACCTTTGTTACGACAACAAATACTAGCGGGCTTAATCATGCCGTGTTAAAACAGGCAACAACTTTTCATATTGAAAATGGAGCCGTAAGAAAAGCCTGATATTTTATAAAAAAGAAAGTGCGGTGGATAGTGTAATGTCAGAAGAAAATATTTCAAATGTACATGAAAATGCCTCTGATTATAATGAAAACCAAATTCAAGTTTTAGAGGGGCTTGAAGCAGTTCGCAAACGCCCAGGTATGTATATTGGATCAACTAGTCAACGCGGGCTCCATCACTTAGTATGGGAAATTGTCGATAATTCTATTGATGAAGCGCTGGCAGGTTTTTGTACTGAAATCGAAATTACGATTGAAAGAGACAACAGTATCACAGTGAAAGATAACGGACGTGGTATTCCTACTGGACTAAATGAAAAACTAGGTCGCCCTACTCTTGAAGTTATTTTCACAGTACTTCACGCTGGCGGGAAATTTGGAGGCGGCGGTTATAAAGTATCGGGAGGTTTACACGGAGTTGGTGCTTCTGTTGTTAACGCCCTTTCAACAAGCCTTGAAGTAAATGTACATCGCGACGGGAAAAAATATTATCAACGTTTTGAACGCGGTAATGTTGTGATGGAAATGGAAGAACAAGGAGAAAGCGATGATCGTGGAACGATTGTTCATTTCACACCTGATCCAGAAATTTTCACTGAAACAACTGAATTTGATTATGAAACTTTGCGGACACGTACGCGGGAATTAGCGTTCCTTAATCGTAATCTTCAAATTTCCATTGACGACAAGCGTGAGGAAAATTCTTCCCCAAGTGTTTATCATTATGAAGGTGGAATCAAATCGTACGTAGAGCATTTGAATCGTGCGAAAGAAGTGATTCACGAGGAGCCAATTTATATTGAAGGTGAGCGCGACGATATTATGGTCGAAGTTTCGATGCAGTATAATACAGGTTTTTCAAGTAATATTATCTCTTTTGCTAATAATATTCATACGTATGAAGGTGGAACTCACGAATCTGGTTTTAAAACAGCTCTTACACGTGTAATCAATGATTATGCGCGACGAAATAAACTTTTTAAAGATAGTGATGATAATCTGATTGGTGAAGATGTTCGCGAAGGTTTAACAGCTATTATTTCGATTAAGCATCCCGATCCACAATTTGAAGGACAAACAAAGACAAAACTCGGGAATACAGAAGCACGCTCAATCACTGATAGGCTCTTTTCTGAGGCATTAAATAAATTTATGATGGAAAACCCTGATGTTAGTAAAAAAATTGTAGAAAAAGGTATTGTGGCGTCTCGAGCGCGTCTTGCAGCTAAACGGGCCCGTGAAGTAGCACGTAAAAAAAGTGGCTTAGAAATTTCTAGTCTACCAGGAAAACTAGCTGATTGTTCTTCGCGTAATCCTGAAATCAGCGAACTTTACATTGTTGAAGGAGATTCAGCAGGTGGTTCAGCAAAACAAGGTCGTGATCGTGTATTCCAAGCCATTTTACCAATTCGTGGAAAAATTTTGAATGTGGAAAAAGCACGTTTAGATAAAATTTTGGCAAATGAAGAAATCCGAACGATTTTTACAGCAATGGGTACGGGCTTTGGTGGTGACTTTGATGTATCGAAGGCACGCTATCATAAATTGATTATCATGACAGATGCCGATGTTGATGGAGCTCATATTCGAACGCTTCTACTCACCCTCTTTTATCGTTATATGCGTCCGCTTGTTGATGCTGGTTACGTTTATATTGCTCAACCCCCACTTTTCCAAATCAAACATGGTAAACAAGTGGAATATGTTTATTCTGAAAAACAACGGGATAACTATTTAGCCCAACTTAACGGAGAAAAATACAGCATTCAACGTTATAAAGGTTTAGGTGAAATGAATCCCGAACAACTTTGGGAAACAACAATGAATCCTGAGCATCGTACATTACTACAAGTTAATATTCAAGATGCAATTATTGCAGATGAAACGTTTGAAATGTTAATGGGTGATCGCGTTGAACCTCGTCGTAAATTTATTGAAGAAAATGCGCAATACGTAAAAAATCTTGATATTTGATTATTACCCGGGAAATAATCTTGAAAAATGAGATTGATTTGTTTTGGACTTTATATCGTTTTTTATTTTAAGATGATATTATTTCTCGAAAATTAGAAAGGGAGGTTTCGCTAAACATGGCAGAAACACCGAATCATAGAGTATCAGAAGTAAATTTAAATAAGGAAATGCGCGATTCATTCTTGGATTATGCGATGAGTGTTATTGTCTCACGTGCGCTTCCTGATGTTCGTGACGGTTTAAAACCAGTTCATCGCCGTATTTTATATGCAATGAATGACTTAGGAATGACATCTGATAAAGCTCATAAAAAATCTGCACGTATTGTTGGTGAAGTAATTGGTAAATATCACCCACATGGTGATAGTGCTGTTTATTTCACAATGGTCCGAATGGCACAAGATTTTAGTTATCGAAATATGTTAGTTGATGGGCACGGTAATTTTGGTTCTGTAGATGGTGATATGGCAGCTGCCATGCGTTATACAGAAGCGCGGATGTCAAGAATTTCAATGGAACTATTGCGTGATATCAATAAAGATACAATCGATTATACAGAGAACTATGATGGATCAGAAAAAGAGCCCGTTATTTTACCAGCTCGTTTTCCTAATCTATTAGTTAATGGCTCTTCAGGAATTGCGGTTGGGATGGCGACAAATATTCCAACGCACCACCTAGGTGAAGTAATCGACGGTGTCCTTGCATTGAGTCATGATCCTGATATCACCATTCAAGAATTGATGGAATATATTCCAGGACCAGACTTCCCTACTGCTGGTATGATTATTGGTAGAAGTGGAATTAGACGGGCATATGAATCTGGTCGTGGTTCCATTACTGTTCGTGCTCGGGTTGACATTGAAGAAAAAAATAATGGAAAAGAAACCATTATTATTACTGAACTTCCCTATCAGGTAAATAAAGCACGCTTAATTGAAAGAATCGCTGAACTTGCACGTGAAAAGAAAATTGATGGAATTACGGATTTAAATGATGAATCTGATCGTTCAGGTATGCGTATCGTTATTGAAGTGAGACGTGATATTAGTGCTAGTGTTGTAGTGAATAATCTATATAAAATGACTGCTTTACAAACTACTTTTGGTATTAATATGTTGGCGCTTGTTGATAAGCATCCTAGAATCTTAAATCTTAAACAGATTCTCTATTATTATTTGGAACATCAAAAAGTTGTCATTCGTAGACGTACGGAATTTGAGCTCCGTAAAGCAGAAGCACGAGCTCATATTTTAGAGGGATTACGAATTGCTTTATATAATATTGATGCTGTCATTGCTTTAATTCGCGGCTCAAAAACAACAGAAGCTGCTAAAGAAGGTTTAATGACGCAATTTAGCCTCTCTGATAAGCAGGCACAAGCGATTCTTGATATGCGTTTACAACGACTAACCGGTCTAGAACGTGAAAAAATTGAAGAAGAATATCAAAATCTAATGACGCTTATCCATGATTTAAAAGCGATTTTAGCGGATGAAGAACGTATTTTACAAATCATTCGTGAAGAACTAGAAGAAATTAAAAATAAATATGCAGATAAACGCCGCACAGAAATTTTGACAGGTGACTTGGTAAGCATTGAAGACGAAGATTTAATTCCTGAAGAAGAAGTGGCAATTACATTAACAAAAAAAGGCTATATTAAACGTTTACCACTTTCTACTTATCGTAGTCAACGCCGCGGAGGTCGCGGGGTTCAAGGCATGTCTACGCATGAAGATGATTTTGTTGAACATCTTGTTGCAACGAGTACACATGATACATTGTTATTTTTTACAAATACTGGAAAAGTATATCGAGCAAAAGGTTATGAAATTCCTGAATATGGGCGTACTGCAAAAGGAATTCCTA
This DNA window, taken from Listeria sp. PSOL-1, encodes the following:
- the gyrB gene encoding DNA topoisomerase (ATP-hydrolyzing) subunit B, giving the protein MSEENISNVHENASDYNENQIQVLEGLEAVRKRPGMYIGSTSQRGLHHLVWEIVDNSIDEALAGFCTEIEITIERDNSITVKDNGRGIPTGLNEKLGRPTLEVIFTVLHAGGKFGGGGYKVSGGLHGVGASVVNALSTSLEVNVHRDGKKYYQRFERGNVVMEMEEQGESDDRGTIVHFTPDPEIFTETTEFDYETLRTRTRELAFLNRNLQISIDDKREENSSPSVYHYEGGIKSYVEHLNRAKEVIHEEPIYIEGERDDIMVEVSMQYNTGFSSNIISFANNIHTYEGGTHESGFKTALTRVINDYARRNKLFKDSDDNLIGEDVREGLTAIISIKHPDPQFEGQTKTKLGNTEARSITDRLFSEALNKFMMENPDVSKKIVEKGIVASRARLAAKRAREVARKKSGLEISSLPGKLADCSSRNPEISELYIVEGDSAGGSAKQGRDRVFQAILPIRGKILNVEKARLDKILANEEIRTIFTAMGTGFGGDFDVSKARYHKLIIMTDADVDGAHIRTLLLTLFYRYMRPLVDAGYVYIAQPPLFQIKHGKQVEYVYSEKQRDNYLAQLNGEKYSIQRYKGLGEMNPEQLWETTMNPEHRTLLQVNIQDAIIADETFEMLMGDRVEPRRKFIEENAQYVKNLDI
- the gyrA gene encoding DNA gyrase subunit A; protein product: MAETPNHRVSEVNLNKEMRDSFLDYAMSVIVSRALPDVRDGLKPVHRRILYAMNDLGMTSDKAHKKSARIVGEVIGKYHPHGDSAVYFTMVRMAQDFSYRNMLVDGHGNFGSVDGDMAAAMRYTEARMSRISMELLRDINKDTIDYTENYDGSEKEPVILPARFPNLLVNGSSGIAVGMATNIPTHHLGEVIDGVLALSHDPDITIQELMEYIPGPDFPTAGMIIGRSGIRRAYESGRGSITVRARVDIEEKNNGKETIIITELPYQVNKARLIERIAELAREKKIDGITDLNDESDRSGMRIVIEVRRDISASVVVNNLYKMTALQTTFGINMLALVDKHPRILNLKQILYYYLEHQKVVIRRRTEFELRKAEARAHILEGLRIALYNIDAVIALIRGSKTTEAAKEGLMTQFSLSDKQAQAILDMRLQRLTGLEREKIEEEYQNLMTLIHDLKAILADEERILQIIREELEEIKNKYADKRRTEILTGDLVSIEDEDLIPEEEVAITLTKKGYIKRLPLSTYRSQRRGGRGVQGMSTHEDDFVEHLVATSTHDTLLFFTNTGKVYRAKGYEIPEYGRTAKGIPIINLLGIESQEQVNAVINLSEFGDNNYLFFTTKYGVVKRTTLSQFEKIRQSGLRAVELRENDELIAVQMTDGAKKIIIATKEGQSIYFKETDIRVMGRTAAGVRGIRLREHDEVIGMDILEDNEKVLVVTEKGYGKQTSADQYPLRGRGGMGVKTVSITEKNGALVAMKTVIGDEDLMLITNNGVLIRFEVNTVSQTGRSAMGVKLIRIDESEKVATVAKVPKEDEELVEQKVADEAQVLTTEVPDESFEDNPDEDI
- the recF gene encoding DNA replication/repair protein RecF, which translates into the protein MLLENIVLRNFRNYEEFSLDFDKSINVFLGKNAQGKTNLLEAILILALAKSHRTTNDKDFIKWDKDAAKIKGQIEKHNQTIPLEITITQKGKKAKVNHLEQKKLSQYVGHLNVVMFAPEDLSLVKGAPGLRRRFMNMEIGQIKPVYLHDLSQYQRILHQRNQYLKLAQLKKKYDPVMLDILTEQFAEVAIKLTERRINFIERLERFAAPIHAEISSGLEKLEVKYMPSIDISSGTLNEQVQQLLEKLRSIQQREIDRGVTLMGPHRDDSLFYINGQNVQIFGSQGQQRTTALSIKLAEIDLIKEEIGEYPILLLDDVLSELDDHRQSHLLEAIASKVQTFVTTTNTSGLNHAVLKQATTFHIENGAVRKA